The DNA region AGGTACGGATTCAAGCGGCGTTTCTGCCAAGCGGGAATCCAATTCCTGTTCCTTCACAGCTGTCGCAGCTGCAGGCGGCATACCCACCATATCCTCGGTATTGATTCGTCTTCCGGAAACTTCATCAAAGGTATCCATATCTCCTTCAGGAACCTCCGTTTCCGGTGGAATATCACGTAACCTCTGATATCGGTCGTAATAGCGATCGCTCTCTTCATTGCTGATCGGTTTGTCTGACATAAGTAACACTCCCTTTCAGTGGGTTATATTCAATGGTTGTTTGTTTCAGTATGATTCCCTTGAGTTGCCAAAAAGCTACGACTTAAAATTTGGGAAATACATACTTGACCAGAAAGTACAGGAAACCGAAAAAAATAATGATATAAGCTGCATATTTGATAAATGTGGAAGCGACTCTGCTCGAGTCTGACTTATGTTGAATGTCTTTATGTTCTACCTCTACCGTTTTGTGTGGCTCGTTCATTCGAATCATCTCCTTAAAGGGTAAGTGTTTGCTTTGAAGAACCATTACACCTGGAAGGGAAGCTTGAATCGCCATGGGTGGTTTGCAGCATTTGATGTTTTCCCTATGTTATGATTAGACATGCAAAGTTGAGGGAGGGATTTCAATTGGATTGGTATACGCTAGGCAATATGATCACTCGAATCCGAATTGGGCAGAAGGCATCTACGCCTGGTTTTTCCCGTACCGTTATTCGCCGTCCAGATGGGCTGTTCTGGGTAGGCGGAATATGGTCAGGACAGGTTGTCCAGTTACGGGATTATCTTTTCTCAGATATATGGACCATCTATGACGATGAGGAAACGGAGCAATGGTTGGAATTCCGTACCGACGTTGAACAGAAAGAGCGTGAAATGATTGAAAACCAGTTCGAAGATTTGCGCGGTTAACAGAAAGAATCCTCGAATTTCCGATAGAGAAATGGAAAAAGAACGATATATTTACTAAAATATGAATTTTCATTTTCCTCCAAGAAGGTGACACGTTAAACCATGGCGAATGATAAATGAGAGGACTTGGGGTTAGAGAAAATAAGAACTTTGAGGTGCTGTAAATGAAAAATGTGCCCAAAGCTATCAGCATCTTATGGATGAGCCTGTTGATTATGCTCTGCTTGCCGCACGGGATAATCTCAGCAAATGCAGGAGAGGTTAAGAGACCTGTATCCATTACGGGATGGGAAGTAAAATGGGGGAACGCAAACGATCAGGGGTTCATTAGCGAGGTTCAAGGTTCGGACGAGATCTGGGAGAAGCAGAGCGCCGAAAAGATGGAATACAGCATCATTGATCCACCTTCAGGCTCGCTTTGGACTCGTGTGACTATTCCTGAAATAAGCGATGATAGCTCGGCAATTCGCTTTGAGAATATTAAAGGGAATCATATTGTAATCTACCTGGAAGATCGTAAGGTGTATGAGAACTATCATTACAATTATGATAACAATGCTGTATTGCTTCCCTTATCAAGTGAAAATTCTGGTGGAGCACTATATGTCTGGTCCGAGAATGAGAAAGGCAGACTTGGCATCTACGGAACGGTTCAGGTTGGGTCGTATGCTACATTGCAGGAAAAGTACATTCACAATGGATTACTTGATGTGATATTGGGGGCTACCTTTGTATTCACAGCCATTACCATGCTGAGCTGCACATTTTTCCTGGGCAAATTTCATAAAGGATTGTGGATTTCGCTATGCATCGTAATGGGTTCCATTGGAACAATGATCATCACCTATTCGCAATTTTTATACACGTTCTACCAGGTTTACGGTAATCTATACTCCGTATTGTTTGACTTGGCAATGCTGATGGGCATGCCTGCACTCTGTTATTTTTTTGAACAAATTATCGGACCAGGTCCTTATGGCATCTTCACCAAACTGAGAAAATTCCAATTTATCTATTCCATAGTTGCTGTGGCTGCCCTGTTCATCAGTTTTATTTCCAGCGGTCAGTGGGACATATTCTACAGTGTGTTGGTTCAGAACGTGATTGGATTCATTCTCGTAGTCCTTTTGAGTATATTATTGATCGGCACAATCACCAAGGCGTTACAGCGGAACAGGGAAGCCATTTTGCTTGCTACGGGATTCGGCACATTTGCCTTAATCAGTGTTGCTGAACTACTGTGGTATTACCAGCGAAATGGAACCTATCACCTGATCTGGTGGAAATGGTCGATGGTTGCCTTTGTAATTTCTCTTATTGCCATACTGGGAAGTCGATTTGCTGAAAAACATACCAAAGTGCTTGAATATTCCAAAGAATTGGAGTTGTTCAATAATGAATTGCAGCGCTCTGAGAAAATGGAGATTATTAGTGAACTGGCAGCTTCGGTTGCCCATGAAGTTCGTAATCCGCTGCAGGTGACTCGAGGGTTCCTTCAACTCATGACGGAGCAGGAGGACAACAAAAACAAGGGATATGTGCGAATTGCTCTGGAGGAGCTGGATCGGGCTTCTGGCATTATTACCGATTTTCTTACGTTTGCCAAACCCGAGTTTGATCATATTACCTCTCTGAATATCGGGGATGAGTTTAACCATATTGAAGGCATTCTTGTACCAATGGCTAATCTGGAAGGTGGTAAAATTACAACCGATATTCCTCCGAATCTATGGATCAGAGGCAATTCTTCCAAGTTCAAACAGGCTTTTATCAATATAATTAAGAACAGTATTGAAGCTTTGCAGGGACAAGGTCAGATTGATATCTGGGCCTATGCCCAGGATGGGTTCGTCAAAGTGCATGTCAGGGACAATGGGGAAGGCATGGATGAGGAAGCGCTGGTCCGGCTTGGAGAGCCATATTTCTCAAATAAAATTAAGGGAACGGGTCTTGGGATGATGGTCACCTTCCGAATCGTGGAGGCCATGCATGGGCAGATCAGCTTTACAAGCACAAAAGGGGTAGGAACGGAAGCTGTTGTATCTTTTGCCGAGTTCGTCGAATGACACTCGGCAGAAGCGTACAATGGCTTTTTTCGTTCACTACCCCATGTGTTATGAATACACGTTCAATTAAGCTTGCTTAACTTCTCCATGGTCCGCAGTTCACGTCATAATTCACTTTGGATGGATTGGGAGGAATCACGAGAACATAATCGTTCTGTTGTTCTTCAACAGTACGAACTTGAATGTGTTCAGGAATATCAATGCCAAATGCTTCACGAAGCGCCTGCTTCGGATTGGAGTGCAGCTGTTGTCTAAAGTGCTCATCTGTCCAGGCTTTCTCAATAATATCCTCATGCAACGTTTTTTCTGATACCATCATCGTCAACATTCCCTTCATATTTAAAATTCAACTGAACCAGCTCGCCTCTTGTGATCAGGAACCATGATGCTGCTCGCTCATCCAGTAATGAAACCCGCCTTGAAGTAGCATTTTCTTGTGCTGTTCAATGTTCTGAACAGCCTGTCCCAAAATGCTGCATAAGTAGGAATTAAACGCTTCGAGATGCGGAATTCCCAAGTTAGAAGATGTTAATTTCATGTTATATTGTCTGGCGATGTTAACATATGAGTTCATGAATTGAGTATTGTACACATTATCATGTACACATTCGCTTACAGGATGAGCCGGGTAAGGGTGTTCCAATGCTGTGGATATGTGGGAGAGGAAGCTGTTGTAATTTCCATGCACAGCATCTTGTTTCGTATCTGTGAAGTCATCTGTCATCTGGAGTGTCATCAATGCAATATTGACGGCAGAACATACCGAAGTAATGCGATGCCCTTGTTCCAAAAGAAGGAGTGAACCAGCTGTTCCAAGCTGAAGTGGGGCGGCTTTTTGTGCGATTAACAACGGGCTTCTCTTGAAATAATCAATGGAGTTCTCACCGGTGACACTCATGGCCCAATCCTCGACGTACTGCCTGAAATATGTCCAGAATGGAGAAGATAGGCTGAAAAGCTCCGAATATGCACAGAGGGCGTCCATATAGTATAGATTACCCAGTGATAACTTCAGTGTCGTATCTGCGGGGCGTTCATCCATAACTTCGTCCTGATTTAGAAAATATAACATATGCATGAGACAGGCAGTACTCAGTCTGTGTGCTTTCGCTTGGGGGAGTCCATCCGAGAGATGCATCCACAGCGGAATAATATAGCCAATATAGCTGTGACCCGAATCTCGTAACAAAGGATTGACCAAATGAATCTGTTCTAGTGCATGTTCTGACATTGGTTCAGGATATTTCTGTACCAGCTGCTCTGCCGCAGCGAACACCACCTCCACATCGGATTTAAACGGATCAAACCATTCTCTCCGCATCGTTTGGTTACGCCCTTCCCGTGATAAAGTGATTAAGGACTATTTGACTAGATCATGAAGTTACTGTAAGTATACCGGAAATGAATTGAAAAAAATAGGAGGTTTAGTGATGAATTGTGAAAAAAATAATGACTTTTTGTATTTTTATGGCATAAAAAAGGGGAAGTTAGGCTCAAACTAAGAGAGCATAGGATTTTGACATATGAAAGGCGGCAGAGAAATGAAATACAGATGGAAAATGTGGATGGCAGCCGGACTGGCAGCCATATTTATATCAACAACAAATGGACATATGGCGTTTGCTGATTCGAACAGAATTGTTGAGGAGCCCCATGCGGTGATATCTTCCACCTCCACAAATCAGACCAAGCCTTGTATGCAGGCAAGCCATGGCCTGTTTATGATTGGGGAGACCGCAGATTTACTCGGTATTGGGCTTCGGGACATGAAGGATCAGATGGAGCTTGGCAAAACGCTGACTCAGATTGCCAAAGAACGCAAGGGACTTAGTGAAGAACAATTATTGGAGAAGCTGAAGCCGTCGCTTTCTCAGCGATTGGATAAAGCTGCTGAAGAAGGCTGTCTCACGAAAGAGCAGGCAGCAGCAGCCAAAGCGGGTATGGATACCAAGCTGAAGAAGGTAATCAATACACCTCTGCGGGAATTAAGACGTGAGTTTGTTCACCATGGCAGCAGACGTCCGATGATGGACAAGGGAGCTATTGCGCGCTTTATCGGCATCACTCCAGAGCAACTTCATCAGCAGCTTCAGAGCGGGGAGTCGCTGGCTGAAATTGCTCAGGCAAAAGGCATCAGCGAAACGCAGCTGGTGGACAAGCTGAAGGAACAATTGACAGGTGACCTGAAGAGATTCGTCAATCAGAAAGGGAATGCACATCATGCTCCCGCTCCTCAGGATCCAGTACCCGGACGATCGGCTTCTACAGAAGTGAAGTGAGAAAAGAAAGAGCGTCTTCCACAAGGAAGACGCTCTTTTTCATCCAACGATGTCTAACTGGTTTCTGGGCTGCGATTAGAGCGGGCTGATGGATGAAGCTCAGGTGAACTTCTTTTGCCCAGAGCAACAGCACTTTCTTGCAGGCCCGGATGAATACGTTTTTTACGATACAGTCCGATGGTGAAGCGGGACCCGGGAAGTTTTGAAAGTCCCCAACTGATGGCAAGAGACAGTGCGGCAGTTACGACGAACGACAGTAGTGTTATGGGCAGATGCCAGCCACTGATCTGGAGCGGTCTGGTGACATAAGCGATTCCATAGATGACCAGTGCATGAACAAGGTACCCACCGAAGGAATATCGACCGATCCACGCCAGAAGACGTTGAAATGGTCTGTCTTTGTCACGCAGCAGTACAAGAAGTCCATAGAACATGAACAGCTGCGCCATAATAATCAAGAATGTCGTCGGTTTCAGATAGGTTGAAATATTCAGGTTGACGACATCTCCTGATCCCCGCAGCACATCGTAACCTAACCAGATATACATTCCAACGAACATACAAATCATCCAGGGCAGCACACGTGTAGTCCAGCTCCTCCAGCTATCGACCGACCAGGCACATACGGCGCCAAGCAAAAAGTAGAACGAGTACATAATCCATGAATAGGAACGATATTCCAGCAAACTCGACCAGGGTTGGGTTAAGGCTGTTGTCCACCCGCCCATATCATAGTAGGACCACTTCATCAGCAATGTGTACAGCGCTGACGCGGTGACAATCAGCACAATGACCGATTGCGTGGGATTAATACGGCTGAACTTTCCGATAGATCGTTGAATGAATTTGGCTCCTGTAAGAAACAGGGGGAACAAAATATAGAATTGGAACACCATAATGACAAACCACAGATGGTATCCTGTCTGTGGCAGGAACAGTTCGCGAACAAGACTACGGAAGTCCGGCGTACCCGAAAGCCAGAACTCGGGGGTGAATATCCGTACGGACAACCAATAGATGAACGTCCATACCACAAAGGGCACATAGATATCCCCAAACCGTTTACGAATAAACCGGGGGTAATCCGGTTTGGTGTGGCTGTGATGGTAGAACAAGAGTACTCCAGACAGAAACACAAATGTTGGCGTGCCAAAACGAGTCAGATGATAAATCATGATCAGCATGATGGAATCCGGTTGTTGAATATCAGGACGATATATATATTCCGCGATGTTATGCTGCATCACAATGGCGAGAAATGCGAGGCCTCGCAGTTGGGTCCATTCCATGATTCGCGGTTTATTCACGTGTATTCCTCCTTCGTGGTTCCGGAATTCATCATTTAAGGGTACCTGCTGAACATTAAGGCTGCATTAAATGGGGAAAATAGGTATAAGAAAAGACGGCCTTAGCCGCCTTTAAATCAAAATTTATTGCTAAACTTGCTTCTTTTTGTTTTCATCCAATTTAGTTTAAGTCTTGTATTTTCGTCGATTGATCCTCTGAAGATTTCGCATCTTCCTCAAATAAATTCTGAATGTAGCTATGGAGTTTCGGTTTATTTACACCAAGTACCTGAGCAGAACCTACAAGCTCGTTCGTTAACAGCTTGTTTGGGGGAATCTGTTGTTTATCGATTTCATTCACGTTGATATCGAATCCGAGCGAAGCCAATTTTAACATCTGCGTTGGGCTGAGGTCTGTTTCAACATAGGGAGCGATGGCTTCCAATATTTCAGGGATTTTGAATAGTGAAGTTGTGCTTTGCATCTTCTTGGCCAGTTCAGTCATGAAAATCCGCTGCCGCTCTGTGCGGGTAAAATCGGAGGTGGCATCATGTCTGAAACGGACATACTGGAGAGCGGTTTTTCCGTCCATATGCTGCAGTCCCTTTTTAAGATCAATATCGTACATATGCTTGTCTGCTTTACTGGTGTAATACATGTCTTTCTCCACATCAATGTCAATCCCGCCTACAGCGTCAACCAGTGCCATAAACCCGGTGAAGTCCGTGTAGACGTAATGCTGAATGGGAATACCGAGCAGGTTACCCACGGTTTGTTTGGTCAGATCAGCACCCCCATAAGAAAAAGCTGCATTAAGTCTGCTCTTTCCATGGCCTGGAATCTCAACATAGGTGTCCCGCAGAACAGAGAAGAGGTGGGCTTTCTTGGAGATCGGATCAATGGAAGCGACCATGACGGAGTCTGAACGGCCGGCATCATCCCCCCTGGAATCTCCACCTAGAAGCAGGATGTTCACCCGTTCTTTCCCGTCCCATTTAGGAAGTGGTGTGGATGGGGATTCTGCGTTTTGATCTGTCCCTGAAGATGAATCGGAGGGAGAAGTCGTACCGGAAGCGGTCGAGATGCTATTGGCAAAATGAACGATCGAATATCCGTAGTATACAATGACACCCGTTACGGCAAGTGCCAGGGTCAGGGCGGTCCCCCATAACCATTTCTTAAGCATAATCTTCACCTTTCTATGAATGAACTGATATGTAACCCAAACTATTTTAACAAAAAGAAAGAGAAATGTCCCCTTTGATTTCGAATGTTCGGTTGGGAGCAGGAATATTTGACAAATAGTTTGTAGCTATTTATCATTTATCATGTAAAAAATAATCATGGTTTTTGTAATGGAGGTATTAAACGGCTATTATGAATCAATCCATATTTAATTGGATCAATCAGTTTGCAGACCGAATTCCGTTCCTGGACTGGTTTATGGTTACATCGGCTGAATATGCCGTCTGGGTTATGATTGGACTGCTTGTCATTGTATGGTTTCTCGGTGAACCTTCCAAGCAACGAATTGTATTTTATGCATGTGTAGCTTCGATTGTAGCGCTTAGTCTGGCCAAATGGGGAATTTCACCTATGGTGGGTCATCCGCGGCCATTTATGGAAGGTACGGTGAATCAACTGGTACCGCATGTACCAGATCCATCTTTCCCAAGCAAACATGCTTCTTTTGTTTTTGCTCTAGCTGCGGCATCTTTCTTCATCGGACGTCGCTTTGGATTATGGATGTTGTTGCTCGCTTTACTGACAGGAGTATCACGTGTATATGTAGGTGTACATTATCCTGGGGATATTCTGGGTGGGTTCATTCTGGGTAGTTTGGTCAGTGTAATCTTGATTGTTACGCGCAATTACACGAAGTCGGTTCCCGATTTTTTCATCAACCTTCATCGTCGGATTTTCCGTTAAAACGCAGAATATGTAGGTTAGGAAGGGAACTTTCGCTTACGAAGCCTTACGTTTTTGGTACGCCAAAGACGTAAGGCTTTTTGTGTTTATTTCGAAGTTAACTGAAATTTATAAAAATCGAATTCGAATATCTACAATTCATGGCGATCTGTGTCGATATACTATAAATATGTACTAGTTGAGGAGTGGGGAACATGAAAGAGCCGCAGGGAAGCGTAACGGGAAAATTGAGATTAACAATTCGGATGAAATTACTGACCGGGTTTCTGGTGGTAGTGGCTTTACTGGCTGTAGTCAGTATTTATGCGTTGACCCAAATTCACGATATGTCCAAAAAGGCCGATGAAATCGACAAGATGTGGATGCCCAGTGTAAGCCTGCTCGGGATGATGAATGGCGACATTTCCGACGTTGAACGGCTTGCTCTTGCCGTAATCGTTGAAACGAATCAGAGTGAAATTACCAAGATGAATGAAGCATTGGAGCAACTTCAAGCCAAGATTGAGAATGAGCGCAAAGAACTGGTCCCACTCATTTCTGGCAGTACCGAAGCAAATGAACTGTACAATACGTTTAGTACGAACTATGAGGCTTATCTGGCGAAAATGCCAGTATTTATTGAATTGGGCAGGGCTAACAACTTTGAGGATGCCAGCAGATTGCATTCAGAGGCCTATCCGCTTTGGTTTACAGCGAATGATGCCATTGCTCAATTGATTACGATGGGAAATACATTGTCGGATCAAGCTACGAATACATCAGTTGAGTCCGCTGAACAAGCATTCAATGTTATATTGGCAGTAACCATTGTTGCTTTCCTGGTTGCCATGTTTATTGCTTTCTTTATTGCGAGCATCATTTCAAATCCAATCAAGAAGATGAATGCAGCAGCCATGCTTATTGCCAATGGTGACTTGACCAGTGAGAAGATTGTTCTCAAGAACAAGGATGAACTGGGAACGCTGGCGGATTCCTTCAATATAATGACTGGCAACCTTCGCGCAATGATTCAATCGGTATCGTTCACATCCGAACAGGTAGCAGCCTCTTCAGAGGAACTCCTTGCGAGTGCAGAGCAGAATACGAAGGCTTCGGAACAGATTTCCGAAACGGTTGAAGAACTGGCCGTAGGTACTTCTGATCAAGTGGACATGGTGAAGCGGTCTTCACAGGCAATGAGTGAGATGGCGCTTGGTTCGGAACAGATCGCCGAGCTTGCCCAAAGTGTATCCGTATCTGCCGTTGATGCAGCGAATCAGTCTGCCGAAGGAAACATGATTATTCAGCAAGCTGTTGAACAGATGGGTTCTGTTCGCAATTCCATTGCATCACTGACAGAACTGGTTACAGGGCTGGGAGAACGTTCTGCAGAGATTGGTACCATTACTGAGGTGATCAACAATATCGCTCGCCAGACCAATCTCCTTGCCCTCAATGCAGCGATTGAAGCGGCACGTGCAGGTGAGCACGGACGTGGTTTCGCGGTTGTAGCCGGAGAAGTGCGAAAGCTGGCAGAGGAGTCTTCTACATCTGCACAACGAATTACGGATCTCGTGCAATTGATTCAGAAGGATACAGACCATGCCGTACAGGCTGTGAAAGTGAACAGCAATGAAACGGAGGCCGGAATTGAGATTGTAACAGCGGCAGGACAAGCCTTTGAGCAGATTTCAAGTGCGGTTAATAAGGTGGCGGGTGAGATTCAGGAAGTATCCGCAGGTTCGGAGGAAATGTCAGCAAGTACGAATGAAGTTGTAGGATATGTGGATCAGATCTCCAATATTGCTGGAGAAGCAGCAGGCGGAGTGCATAATGTATCCGCTGCAACCCAGCAGCAGCTGGCTTCCATGGAAGAGATTGCTTCGTCTGCAGGCTCTTTGTCCAAAATGGCAGAAGAGCTGCAGGAGCAAATCAACAAATTCAGAGTGTAAACGAGTGAAAAGACAGAATGGTCAGACTGGATAGTACCAGGATTGTCATTCAGCCTGTAGCAAGGATTATACGAAACTTCAGGACGGTTTCTCATATCGTGTCCATCGATATGAGAGGCTGTCTTTTTGGTTATATCCATAACCGAACATGTCACAACAATGTTATTCCAGAAGTCACCAGCGCTGATATTTCAACTGAAGTAAAAGGTTATAATGGTAATTAATGGTGGAAAATACATGGAGTCACACCATAGAAAGGAGCGGGTCATATTACATCCGTGTAATTGGAAAATTACGAGACGACGATTGTAAAAGGAGATGAATGGTTGAACATGAAGGGAAGCTGGTGGAGACGAGTCGCTATTCTCGCGTTATCGGCAGGGCTACTGGCAGGAAGTATTTCCATACAGGCATGGAATGGCAAGGCAGATGCGGCTGCCGGAAACCATAACTATGCTGAAGCATTACAGAAAGCCGTTTACTTTTATGAAACCCAGCGTTCAGGGAAACTGCCAGAAGACAACCGGGTAGAATGGCGCGGTGATTCCGGATTGAATGACGGATCGGATGTTGGGGTCGATCTGACCGGAGGATGGTATGATGCCGGTGATCACGTAAAATTCGGTCTGCCCATGGCTTATTCTGCCACGATGTTAGCCTGGTCCGTCGTGGAATACCGCGAGGGATACGAGCAGGCAGGACAACTGGATGCCATGAAGGATAATTTGAAATGGGCCACAGACTATTTTGTGAAAGCGCATACGAAACCGAATGAACTATGGGGACAAGTCGGAGCGGGAAATACCGACCATTCCTGGTGGGGACCGGCTGAAGTGATGCAGATGAATCGCCCGGCCTTTAAGATCGATGCATCCTGTCCAGGTAGTGAACTTGCAGGAGAGACAGCGGCAGCACTTGCAGCTTCGTCCATCGTGTTTCGGGACAGTGATCCGGCCTATGCTGACAAACTGCTGAAACATGCCAAGGAGTTATATAGCTTGGGGGATACGTACCGTGGGAAGTATACAGATTGCATCACAGATGCCCAGTCGTTCTACAACTCATGGACGGGTTATGAAGATGAGCTTGCATGGGCAGCAACATGGTTATATATGGCGACAAATGATAGCGCTTACTTGTCCAAAGCGATTGCCACAGCGAATCAGTGGCAGGCGGATGGGCAGAACGGGAACTGGGCTTACACATGGACCCAGGGCTGGGATGACAAACATTATGGAGCTCAGATTTTGCTGGCTCGCATTACGTCCAGCCTGAACATGCCGGAAGCGGCACGGTTTATTCAATCGACAGAGCGAAATCTCGATTACTGGTCTGTAGGCACGAATGGAGAACGTATCAAGTATACACCCGGCGGGTTGGCCTGGCTTGATACATGGGGATCGCTCCGTTATGCAGCGAATGCATCGTTCATTGCTTTTGTGTATTCCGATTGGGTCAGTGATCCGGTGAAGAAAACAAGGTATCAGAACTTTGCCGTATCTCAAATGAACTACATTTTGGGGGATAATCCACGCCAGAGCAGTTATGTGGTTGGCTATGGTCAGAATCCGCCGAAACATCCGCATCACCGAACCTCTCACGGCTCATGGGCGAACAGTGACAGTGTTCCTTCTGATCACCGTCACATCCTGTACGGCGCCATGGTTGGTGGACCCGATGCAGCAGATGCCTACACCGATTCCATTGGAGATTATGTAAGCAATGAGGTGGCAACCGATTATAATGCGGGATTTACAGGTGCGTTAGCCAAGATGAATCTGCTGTATGGACAGAATGATCAGCCCATCGCGAACTTTCCGGCTCCCGAAGTGAAGACGGATGAATTCTTTGTCGAAGCTGCTGTGAAGGCATCGGGTTCCAACTATACCGAAATTAAGGCTCAACTGAACAATCGTTCGGGCTGGCCAGCACGTATGGGGGATAAATTGTCCTTCCGATATTACATCGATCTGAGTGAAGTGTATGCCGCAGGATATACCGTTTCCGACGTTAATATTACAACTACCTACACCGAGGGGGCTACCGTATCCCAGCCAGTTGTGGTTGATGCGACGAATAGAATCTATGCGATTACTGCCGATTTCACCGGAACCAAAATCTATCCAGGCGGGGAGGGACATTATCGTAAAGAGGTGGTGTTCCGCATTACCGGGCCACAAGGCGCCTGGAATGCAAATAATGATCATTCATTCCAGGGCTTGGGCACGGGCAATGTGGCGAAGAGCATATATCTTCCGGTATACGATGCAGGCAATCGGATTTATGGCCAGGAGCCTGATGCCACATCGGTTGTCACGCCTGTTGCACCTTCGGGGGTTCAAGCCATAGCAGGGAACGCTCAGGTCATCCTGAACTGGGCTGCATCACCTGGGGCAGCATCGTACACCGTGAAACGCGCTGAGGTGAGTGGGGGGCCATATACTTCTGTAGCGACAGGAGTGAGTGGATTGACGTACACGAACACGGAGCTGACGAACGGAAAGACCTATTATTATGTCGTGACAGCTGTGAATACAGCTGGCGAGTCGTCTGGATCTTCGCCAGTCTTCGCCACACCTCAGGCGGGACCATCTGTGCCGGGCACGCTTGAAGTGCAGTATCGTCACGGAGGGTCAGGTGCTTCCGGCAATGCGGTGACTCCGCAGTTTAATCTAAAAAACACAGGGACTCAGGTTATTGATCTGAGTACCGTGAAGCTCCGATATTATTTTACGAA from Paenibacillus sp. JNUCC-31 includes:
- a CDS encoding glycoside hydrolase family 9 protein is translated as MKGSWWRRVAILALSAGLLAGSISIQAWNGKADAAAGNHNYAEALQKAVYFYETQRSGKLPEDNRVEWRGDSGLNDGSDVGVDLTGGWYDAGDHVKFGLPMAYSATMLAWSVVEYREGYEQAGQLDAMKDNLKWATDYFVKAHTKPNELWGQVGAGNTDHSWWGPAEVMQMNRPAFKIDASCPGSELAGETAAALAASSIVFRDSDPAYADKLLKHAKELYSLGDTYRGKYTDCITDAQSFYNSWTGYEDELAWAATWLYMATNDSAYLSKAIATANQWQADGQNGNWAYTWTQGWDDKHYGAQILLARITSSLNMPEAARFIQSTERNLDYWSVGTNGERIKYTPGGLAWLDTWGSLRYAANASFIAFVYSDWVSDPVKKTRYQNFAVSQMNYILGDNPRQSSYVVGYGQNPPKHPHHRTSHGSWANSDSVPSDHRHILYGAMVGGPDAADAYTDSIGDYVSNEVATDYNAGFTGALAKMNLLYGQNDQPIANFPAPEVKTDEFFVEAAVKASGSNYTEIKAQLNNRSGWPARMGDKLSFRYYIDLSEVYAAGYTVSDVNITTTYTEGATVSQPVVVDATNRIYAITADFTGTKIYPGGEGHYRKEVVFRITGPQGAWNANNDHSFQGLGTGNVAKSIYLPVYDAGNRIYGQEPDATSVVTPVAPSGVQAIAGNAQVILNWAASPGAASYTVKRAEVSGGPYTSVATGVSGLTYTNTELTNGKTYYYVVTAVNTAGESSGSSPVFATPQAGPSVPGTLEVQYRHGGSGASGNAVTPQFNLKNTGTQVIDLSTVKLRYYFTKDGTGDLSFWCDYAQIGTANIEGKFVEMNPAKGTVDTILEISFKSGAGSLAPGAETGMIQGRFSKNNWSNFDQSNDYSYDATKTAFTAWTQVTGYQGGTKVWGIEP